In Gadus chalcogrammus isolate NIFS_2021 chromosome 11, NIFS_Gcha_1.0, whole genome shotgun sequence, a single window of DNA contains:
- the cndp1 gene encoding cytosolic non-specific dipeptidase: MKLLPLSCVLHALSIVHAFRYDHLVEHVNSHQDQYVQALREWVSVESDSSDVSKRAELHRMMEMTADKLRAMGGNVTLVDIGEQQLPNGEMLALPKVVTAQFISDPLKTTVCVYGHVDVQPGKLEDGWATEPYNLTEINGNMHGRGTSDNKAPVLAWIHAVEAYQALNIELPVNVKFIIEGMEETGSNGLDAMVVAQRDTFLLDVDYIIISDCGWLSLRPALTYGTRGNCYFSAEIEGAKQDLHSGVYGGTVIEPMTDLIGILDTLISPSGKILIPGIREAVDPLTDEEWKTYQDIEFDMENYKNKLGVTELMYNNKVDLLAHMWRYPTVSIHGIEGAFSAPGTKTVIPAKVAAKFSIRQVPSMDPEVVKKQVTEYLEAAFARRKSPNKLKVTMMIGAKPWLADTRHVLYEAGKKAVKRVFNVEPDMIREGGTIPVARTFQDVTGKGIIMMPIGGFDDGMHSQNEKISRYNYLEGTKLFIAYLHEVSQIQKSRV, encoded by the exons ATGAAGCTCTTGCCCCTGTCCTGCGTGCTGCATGCTCTCTCCATTGTGCACGCCTTCCGCTACGACCACCTTGTGGAGCACGTCAACAGCCACCAGGATCAGTACGTCCAG GCGCTGCGGGAGTGGGTGTCGGTGGAGAGTGACTCCAGCGACGTCTCCAAGAGAGCGGAGCTGCATCGCATGATGGAAATGACGGCCGATAAGCTCCGAGCCATGGGGGGCAACGTCACGCTGGTGGACATCGGGGAGCAGCAG CTTCCCAATGGGGAGATGCTGGCCCTACCCAAAGTAGTGACCGCCCAGTTCATTAGCGACCCTCTGAagaccactgtgtgtgtctacggCCATGTGGACGTCCAGCCAGGCAAGCTGGAGGATGGCTGGGCCACGGAGCCGTACAATCTGACAGAGATCAACG GCAACATGCATGGAAGAGGGACCTCAGACAACAAAGCCCCCGTCTTAGCCTGGATCCATGCTGTGGAGGCCTACCAGGCACTTAACATA GAGCTGCCGGTGAACGTGAAGTTCATCATTGAGGGCATGGAGGAGACGGGCTCCAACGGCCTGGACGCCATGGTGGTGGCCCAGCGCGACACCTTCCTGCTGGACGTGGACTACATCATCATCTCTGACTGCGGCTGGCTCAGCCTGCGGCCCGCCCTCACCTACGGCACCAGGGGCAACTGCTACTTCTCCGCCGAG ATCGAGGGGGCCAAGCAGGACCTCCACTCGGGCGTCTACGGAGGCACCGTCATCGAGCCCATGACCGACCTGATCGGCATTCTGG ACACTCTGATCAGCCCCAGTGGTAAGATCCTGATCCCTGGCATCCGGGAGGCTGTGGACCCACTCACTGACGAGGAGTGGAAGACCTACCAGGACATTGAGTTTGATATGGAGAACTACAAGAACAAGCTGGGGGTCACCGAGCTCATGTACAACAATAAG GTAGACCTCCTGGCCCACATGTGGCGCTACCCCACAGTCTCCATCCACGGCATCGAGGGAGCCTTCTCGGCCCCTGGCACCAAGACCGTGATCCCCGCCAAAGTCGCTGCTAAGTTCTCCATCAGACAGGTCCCCAGCATGGACCCGGAGGTGGTCAAAAAGCAG GTGACGGAGTACCTGGAGGCGGCGTTCGCCCGGAGAAAGAGCCCCAACAAGCTGAAGGTGACCATGATGATCGGGGCCAAGCCTTGGCTGGCCGACACCCGGCATGTGCTCTACGAAGCTGGGAAGAAGGCTGTCAAGAGAG TGTTCAACGTGGAGCCCGATATGATCCGCGAGGGCGGGACCATCCCCGTGGCCAGGACCTTCCAGGACGTGACCGGGAAGGGCATCATCATGATGCCCATCGGAGGCTTCGACGACGGCATGCACTCCCAGAACGAGAAGATCAGCAG GTACAACTACCTGGAGGGCACCAAGCTGTTCATCGCCTACCTCCATGAAGTCTCCCAGATTCAGAAGAGTAGAGTGTGA